In Poecile atricapillus isolate bPoeAtr1 chromosome 37, bPoeAtr1.hap1, whole genome shotgun sequence, the genomic stretch TTGTGGGCGTGGCTTATTGTGTAACCCAcggggagggggcgtggccagggTGTGACCCCGCCCCCTGACCACGCCCCCCTCGCCCAGTCGGGCTCGGGCAGCCCCGGGGGCGGCAGcgccgggggggtcccgggcgggGGGGGCCTGTCCCCGGCAGAGGTGGCCGAGCTGTTCCAGCGGCTGgcccagagccagcaggagcgctggctgctggaggagaaggtaactgggagcactgggagggactgggaggggctgggaggggctcCCGGCGCGGCTCACCTGGCTTTACCCGGGCAGGTGAGGCACCTGGAGGTGTCGAGCGCGTCCATGGCGGAGGATCTGTGCAGGAAGAGCGCCATCATCCAGAGCTTCGTGCGCGACAGCCGCACAGGTGAGGCGCCCGCGGGGACACCTGGGACTCACCTGGCGCCGCACGCAGATCTTCACGCATGGCTGGTCCTGCTCACCTGGCTGGTCTCACCTGGCTGGTCTCACCTGTTCCCTCACCTGTCCTGGTCTCACCTGGCTAGTCTCACCTGGCtggtctcacctgtcccctctcacctgGCTGGTCTCACCTGTCCTGGTCTCACCTGTCCTGGTCTCACCTGGCTGGTCTCACCTGTGCTGGTCTCACCTGTGCTGGTCTCACCTGGCTGGTCTCACCTGTCCCTTCTCACCTGGCTGGTCTCACCTGTCCTGGTCTCACCTGTCCTGGTCTCACCTGGCTGGTCTCACCTGGCTGGTCTCACCTGTCCTGGTCTCACCTGTTCCCTCTCACCTGTTCCCTCACCTGGCTGGTCTCACCTGTGCTGGTCTCACCTAGCTGGTCTCACCTGGCTGGTCTCACCTGGCTGGTCTCACCTgttccctcacctgtcccttcTCACCTGTCCTGGTCTCACCTGTCCTGGTCTCACCTGTCCTGGTCTCACCTGTCCtggtctcacctgtcccctctcacctgGCTGGTCTCACCTGGCTGGTCTCACCTGTCCCTTCTCACCTGTCCCTTCTCACCTTGCTGGTCTCACCTGTCCCTTCTCACCTGGCTGGTCTCACCTGTCCTGGTCTCACGTGTCctttctcacctgtccccctgtctcacctgtcccagtcTCACCTGTCCCCGTCTCACCTGTCCCCGTCTCActtgtctcacctgtcccttctcacctgtcccctccctgtccccctgtctcacctgtcccttctcacctgtcccctccctgtccccctgtctcacctgtccccctgtcacacctgtcccagtttcacctgtccccctgtccccctgtctcacctgtccccctgtcccctccctgtccccctgtctcacctgtccccctgtcccctccctgtccccctgtctcacctgtccccctgtcccctccctgtccccctgtctcacctgtctcacctgtccgtgtgtccccagaGGCCGCGGGTCCCGCGGGGCCCCcccggcgcggggcgggggcggggccaggtgaggaggggctgcgggagatGAACAAGAAGCtgcagaaccttctggaagagcaGCTGACCAAGAACCTGCACCTGGCCCAGgtgagggggcggggccagagcGGGGCGTGGCCTATCAGGGTGTGGCTTTCCAGGGCGGAGCCCATGGGTGTGGTTTGAGATGGGCGTGGTCTCAAATGGGTGTGGCTGAAGGGTGGGTGTGGCTTATGGGGGTGTGGCTGGTGGGGAAGGGGGTGTGGCTCTTAAAGGGGCGTGGTTTTAAATTTGGGGGTGTGACATAatctatgacatcactgcattTACGGGCACAAAAAACCAGCTTAAAGTGGGGGTGGGGCTTTAAGATGTGGGCGTGGCCATGGCAAGGGCGTGGCCTCGCAGTGGGCGTGGTCTGTTCCCCCTCCCCATTCCGCCTTTTCCAGGACCTGGAGTCGCTGTCCCAGGAGCTGGCGCAGCTCAGGAAGGAACAAGcgacccccccgggacccccgtgAGGGGCGGGGCCTCTCCTTGTGGGCGGGGCCTGTCCCCCCGCAGGCTCCGCCCCCCGGCCGGGCCGCTGCTGCGTTGCCCCTTTAAGGAAGCGCTGGGCCTCCCTGGCATTGCCCCTTTAAGGCGGAACACTTCCGTGGCGTTGCCCCTTtaagggggggggggtgttCCTCAGGAGGGCGTTGCCCCTTTAAGACCGGGGGCGGTCCCCGCCGCGGCGTTGCCCCTTTAAGGAGGAGGTGGTCCCCACTCTGGCGTTGCCCGTTTAAGGGGGTCCCGCATGCGCCCCCctctttcccccccaccccaataAACCCGATGTGAATCGCTGTCTGTGACGTCATTTCGCTGCGTTGCGAGGAGGGTGGGCGGGCTCGGTGACGTCATCGGAGGAGCCGCCTCGGCGGAGCCTGCCccgtgacgtcacttccgcgCGCTGCCCCGGATGTTGTTGCCACGGCCGCGGCCGCAGGACGGGCACGGGCGCGGGCGCGGCTCCGGATCCTCCCCGTTCACAACCGCGCTCCGAGCggccgggggaggggggggcgCGGCGTGACGTCAGCACGGTGATGTAACAGCagcccccccccccttccccggTTCGgggggggaggcggcggcgaaacccccccaaaacccccgatCCCCCCCGAGACCCCGCCCCaacatggcggcggcggcggggggcggggtCTCGCCGGGGGGCGGAGCCTCGCTGGAGGAGGAGTGCGAGGTTGTGCGCGTGCGCGTCAAGGTAAGGCTGGGGCGTGGTTGTGGGCGGGGTCTCGCGCGGGCGCGGTCATTATGCTAATTTGTGGGCGGAGTTAAGGGTGGGGTCACGTGGGCTCGGACAGCCAATCAGCTCGGCGAGGCGGGTGTGGCGCCGGCGGGAAATTTTCCCGCCTCTCGGGTCACGTGAGGGCCCGACAGCCAATCAGCGGCGCGGGAGGAGCTCCGCGTTGTCGCGGTGAGGGGAGAGCGCCGCCATGTTGGGTCACTGTGAGGggccggggggctccgggacTCTCCGGGACCCCCGCGGGACCTCCCGGGACCCTCCGGGACCTCCTGGCGCTCCTCCCGCAGAAGAGCGAGGGGCAGCAGCCGCCCGAGTTCCGCTCGTTCGCCGTGGACCCGCAGATCACCTCGCTGGATGTGCTGCAGCACATCCTGGCCCGAGCCTTCGACCTGCAGGGGTGAGCGCGACCCttctccccccaaaaccccacctgggacccccctggaACAGCCAGGTGACCTCACCTGTCACtctttcaggaagaaaagcttCGTGCTGAGCTTTGCGGCGCGGGACgggcagggccaggacaccTTTGTGCCTCTGCTGAGCGATGGTGACCTGGCCAACGCCTTCACCTGCGCCCGGCCCACCCTGAGGCTGCGCCTGGATGTCAGGAACCCCCCCGACAGTgagtgacacacctgggacacacctgggacgTGATGGGTGGGTGGAGACACACCTGGGATGCACCTGGGACACTCACAAACGCACCTGGGTGGGAGAAATCGTCTGGGACGCACCTGTGGTACAGCTGGACACAAAGGGACAtacctgggatacacctggaaAGGCaaaacacacctgagatacacctgggataGTCACAGACATagctgggacacacctgtggTACATCTGGGTGGTGggagacacacctgggcacagggggacacacctggaatACACCTAGAAAGGGaaaacacacctgagatacacctgggataGTCACAGACATGGCTGGGACACACTtgggcacagggggacacaTCTGGAGTACACCTAGGGAGGGaaaacacacctggaacacaTCTGGGCATAAAGGGACACACCTGGGTGGGTGGGGACATGCCTGGGCatgaggggacacacctggaatgCACCGTGGGAGgggaaacacacctgggacatATCTAGGATAGTCACTGGcatacctgagacacacctgggcacagggggacacacctgggtgggtggggacacacctgggaacagGAGAACACACCTGGAATACACCTAGGGAGGgaaaacacagctgggacacacctgggcacagggggaacacacctgggacacacctgggagagtggggacacacctgggagagtggggacacacctgaggacCCACCCCTGGGACACTCAGGTGCTTTCGTTCGGGTGTCAGGCGGTGCTGAGCACCTGGGGGAGGGTCCCAGGGCGGGGCTCAGGTGTGTCAGGTGGGGTTCCCAGGTCTCTCAGTTACCTGTAGCTCAGGTGTGTCAGGCAGAGCTCCCAGGTCTCTACACCTGTAGCTCAGGTGTGTCAGGTGGAGCTCCCAGGTCTCTACACCTGTAGCTCAGGTGTGTCAGGCGGGGTTCCCAGGTCTCTCAGTTACCTGTAGCTCAGGTGTGTCAGGCAGAGTTCCCAGGTCTCTACACCTGTAGCTCAGGTGTGTCAGGTGGAGCTCCCAGGTCCCTCAGTTACCTGTAGCTCAGGTGTGTCAGGCGGGGTTCCCAGGTCTCTCAGGTGTGTCAGGGGGAGCTCCCAGGTCTCTCAGGTGTGTCAGGTGGagctcccagctctctcagttACCTGTAGCTCAGGTGTGTCAGGCAGagctcccagctctctcagttACCTGTAGCTCAGGTGTGTCAGGCAGagctcccagctctctcagttACCTGTAGCTCAGGTGTGTCAGGCAGagctcccagctctctcagttACCTGTAGCTCAGGTGTGTCAGGCGGGGTTCCCAGGTCTCTCAGGTGTGTCAGGTGGGGTTCCCAGGTCCCTCAGTTACCTGTAGCTCAGGTGTGCCATCCCCAGGCCCGTTGCTGGAGGACTGGGACATCATCAGCCCGCGGGAGGTGGCGGCGGCCGAGCCTCTCCCCGAGCGCCGCTCGCTGCTGGCGGCCGCCCTGCCCTTCACCCAGGCGCTGCTGGCACAGGTGAGCACACCTGGCCACAGGTGAAGCTTCTCCCCGCCCCCGCCGGAAGCTTCCGGCGCCGTCCCAGCGCACCTGTGCCGTTCCCCGCAGGTGGGCCGGACGCTGGCGCGGGCGCAGGCGGCCCTGGCGTGGCCCGAGGGGACCCCGGCGGTGTcgccgccccctccccctcccccgcccTGCGCCCCCCTGAGCGACGCCGACCTGAGGTCGTACCTGGGCCCAGGTGGGCGCCTGCTGCGGCCCCAGGAGCTGCGGCTGCACGTCTTCCACGGCGGCGTCGAGCCCGGCCTGCGCAAGGTGAGACACGGGAAAAGCTCGTGGGGTGCACCTGGGGGTGGGATTGTACCTGGGGTAcatctgggggggtcctggtcacacctgggggggttctgatcacacctgggggggcaGGGGTACAgtcagacacacctgggggggtcctggtcacacctggggggggttctgatcacacctgggggggtcctgatcacacctgggggggttctgatcacacctgggggggttctgatcacacctgggggggttctgatcacacctgggggggttctgatcacacctggggggtcctgatcacacctgggggggttctgatcacacctgggggggcaGGGGTGCAgtcagacacacctgggggggttctgaTCACACCTGGGGAGGTTCTGATCACACCTGGGGGGTCCTGATCACACCTGGGGGTTGTGGTTACAGttcagacacacctggggaggtttggatCACACCTGGGGAGGTTCTGATCACACCTGAGGGATCTGCTCACACCTGAGACGCacctggggaggtttggatCACACCTGACACACACCTGGGGTCCTCTGAGCCacacctgggggtcctggttaCATCTAAACCCCACCTGGGGTGTTCTGGTCTCACCTGAATCACACCTGGGGTGTTCTGGTCTCACCTGAATCACACCTGGGGTGTTCTGGTGTCACCTGAGTCGCACCTGGGGTGTTCTGGTGTCACCTGAGTCACACCTGGGGTGTTCTGGTGTCACCTGAATCACACCTGGGGTGTTCTGGTGTCACCTGAGCCACACCTGGGGTGTTCTGGTGTCACCTGAGTCACACCTGGGGTGTTCTGGTGTCACCTGAATCACAGTTGGGGATCTGAtgtcacacctggggatccTCAGGTTCATCCTGAGCGACACCTGAGAGTTCCCTGATTCCACCTGGGGTCACCTTTGAGCCTCTCTGAGCCTCAGTGTCCCTTGGACAGGTGTTCTGGTGTTACCTGCTGGACATGGTTctgctctcacctgtcccattcCCCCCATCCAGGtgttctcacctgtcccatttccctctcacctgtcccatcctCTTCCAGGTGTTCTCTTCTGTCCCATCcccatctcacctgtcccattCCCCCCATCCAGGtgttctcacctgtcccatTTCCCTCTCACCTGTCCTAttcccctctcacctgtcccattcccatctcacctgtcccattcccctctcacctgtcccattcCCTCTCCAGATGTCCTCACCTGCCCCATTCCCATCTCACCTGTTCCATTTCCATCTCCAGGTGGTCTGGTGTTACCTGCTGAACGTTTTCCCgctgtcacctgtcccatctcCCTCTCCAGGTGTTCTTACCTGTCCCAttcccctctcacctgtcctATTCCCCTCTCCAGGTGTTCTTACCTGTCCTATCCCGCTCTCACTTGTCCCCTCCCCCTCTCCAGGTGGTCTGGCGTTACCTACTGAACATTTCCCCcttctcacctgtcccatccccctctcacctgtcccattcGCTCTCCAGgtgtcctcacctgtcccctccccctctccaggtgttctcacctgtcccatcccctctccaggtgttctcacctgtcccatcccctctccaggtgtcctcacctgtcccctccccctctGCAGGTGGTCTGGCGTTACCTGCTGAACGTTTTCCCCTCGGGCCTCACGGGCCAGGAGCGCCTGTCCCACCTGCGCCTGAAGGCGGCCGAGTACTCCTCTCTGAAGGTGGCCCTGGCCACCCGCACGCCGCCGGCCGAGCTGGCCCAGGTGGCCGCCGCCGTCCGCAAGGACGTGGTGCGCACCGACCGCGCCCACCCTTACTTCGGCGGCCCCGAGGAAGGTCACCCTCACCTGGCCGCCCTCCAGGCCCTGCTGACCACCTTCGCCCTGGGCCACCCGCGCCTGTCCTACTGCCAGGGCATGTCGGACGTGGCCGCGCCGCTCTTGGCCGTGCTGGACGACGAGGCCCAAGCTTACCTGTGCTTCTGCTCCTTGATGCGCCGCCTCGCGCCGCGCTTCCGCCCCGGCGGCCGCGGCCTCTCGCGGGCGTTCGCTCACCTGCGGCGGCTCCTGCGCCGCGCCGACCCGGCCTTCTGGGCGTTCCTGGCGGCGCGCGGCGCTCACGACCTGCTCTTCTGCTACCGCTGGTTGTTGTTGGAGCTCAAGCGGGAGTTCGCCTTCGAGGACGCCCTGAAGGTGTTGGAGATCACCTGGAGCTCGCTGCCGCCGGCGCCGGCGCCGCCGCGCCCCGGGGTGCCGCTGCTGGGGGCGCCCCTGGGGGCGCGCAGGGcggggaggggctggagggagaggagggggctgCGGCCGCGGCCgcccaggaggaggaggaggaggaggaaggtggcggtggaggaggaggagggtggtgctggtggtggtggtggggtgACGGAAGGTTCTGgagctgggtttgggggtttgaaGGGTTCTGGGGGTGGTTTGGAGGGTTCTGGAGATGTTGCCAGTGGTTCCAAGAGCTCCAGCGATGTTCTGGAAGGTTCTAAGAGCATCCAGGAAGGTCCCAAGAGCTCCAATGATGTTCTGGAAGGTTCTAAGAGCATCCAAGGAGGTCCCAAGAGCTCCAGTGATGTTCTGGAAGGTTCTAAGAGCATCCAGGAAGGTCCCAAGAGCTCCAGTGATGTTCTGGAAGGTTCCAAGAGCATCCAAGAAAGTCCCAAGAGCTCCAGTGATGTTCTGGAAGGTCCCAAGAGCTCCAGTGATGTTCTAGAAGGTTCCAAGAGCTCCAATGACTTTCTGGAAGGTTCCAAGAGCATCCAAGGAGGTCCCAAGAGCTCCAGTGATGTTCTGGAAGGTTCTAAGAGCATCCAAGGAGGTCCCAAGAGCTCCAATGATGTTCTAGAAGGTTCCAAGAGCATCCAGGAAGGTCCCAAGAGCTCCAGTGATGTCCTCAAGAGTCCCAAGAGCTCCAGTGATCTTCTAGAAGGTTCTGAGAGCATCCAGGAAGgttccaggagctccagagaTGACTCCAAGAGCTCCAGCGACGTCCCCggtggtgctggggacagccaggagggtCCCAGGAGCTTGAAGAAGGTTCAGGAAGGTTCCGAGAGCTCCAGGAAGGTCCAGGGGAGACCCCCCAGGGATGGTGGAGAAGCCCCCGAGGACTCCTGGGGTGGCCCCAGGAGGGTGGAGGAGGCCACGGACGCCCTGGAGATGGAGCAGAGACCCCAGAGCCTctgctggggggctgggggtgacccCAGGAGAGGACACGGTGACCACAGAGAGGGCCATGGGCCAGGAGAAGGACGAGGTGACCCCAGAGGAGGACGAGGTGACCTCAGAGAGGTTCAGGGTGACCTTGGAGATGGACACAGCTTTGGAGAAGGCCACCACGACCCCAGGGATGGCCACAACATCTCCAAGGATGACCAC encodes the following:
- the LOC131591056 gene encoding TBC1 domain family member 25-like, with product MAAAAGGGVSPGGGASLEEECEVVRVRVKKSEGQQPPEFRSFAVDPQITSLDVLQHILARAFDLQGKKSFVLSFAARDGQGQDTFVPLLSDGDLANAFTCARPTLRLRLDVRNPPDSPLLEDWDIISPREVAAAEPLPERRSLLAAALPFTQALLAQVGRTLARAQAALAWPEGTPAVSPPPPPPPPCAPLSDADLRSYLGPGGRLLRPQELRLHVFHGGVEPGLRKVVWRYLLNVFPSGLTGQERLSHLRLKAAEYSSLKVALATRTPPAELAQVAAAVRKDVVRTDRAHPYFGGPEEGHPHLAALQALLTTFALGHPRLSYCQGMSDVAAPLLAVLDDEAQAYLCFCSLMRRLAPRFRPGGRGLSRAFAHLRRLLRRADPAFWAFLAARGAHDLLFCYRWLLLELKREFAFEDALKVLEITWSSLPPAPAPPRPGVPLLGAPLGARRAGRGWRERRGLRPRPPRGAGGGGGVTEGSGAGFGGLKGSGGGLEGSGDVASGSKSSSDVLEGSKSIQEGPKSSNDVLEGSKSIQGGPKSSSDVLEGSKSIQEGPKSSSDVLEGSKSIQESPKSSSDVLEGPKSSSDVLEGSKSIQGGPKSSSDVLEGSKSIQGGPKSSNDVLEGSKSIQEGPKSSSDVLKSPKSSSDLLEGSESIQEGSRSSRDDSKSSSDVPGGAGDSQEGPRSLKKVQEGSESSRKVQGRPPRDGGEAPEDSWGGPRRVEEATDALEMEQRPQSLCWGAGGDPRRGHGDHREGHGPGEGRGDPRGGRGDLREVQGDLGDGHSFGEGHHDPRDGHNISKDDHKSKDDHQNPKDGHHDFKDGHHDPRDGHHDPKDGHHDFKDGHHDPKDGHHDPRGDYHDPRDGHNSKDDHHSPKEDHNDPTHDHHDLKDDHHHPKTTPTNPTTPEDPWGGRWAWEDPSSSSSSSSCSSGSSSSDEEVTVEDDGAPLPPPEELGQGNPFLLFVCLAMLLEQRDAVMARAGDYNEVAMHFDRLVRRHHLPRVLRRAKGLFARYLEGWGGSAPGGEQLGSPSG